The following coding sequences are from one Virgibacillus necropolis window:
- a CDS encoding MalY/PatB family protein: MFNKFIDRRKTNSAKWEEAMNDTKSDDTIALSVAEMDFRSSPEVVNKMVTAANHGIYGYTNVSESYYKVVQEWMKKSYDWEISEEWIVFCPRIIQAISLIIQNNTDKRDKIVIQTPLYSPLKNAIEINDRTVVANPLLYTNGRYEMNFKDLENKFSSGVKAIILCSPHNPVGRVWNKDELLKLVELCIQYNVLLISDEVHADFTFYKSHIPVGKVPAAKNNVIICTSPAKTFNLPGLEVSNIIIPNQMLREKFKYNLKQAGIFNPTYFAIPALEQAYLYGEEWLLAVKKYVLENYNFVKSYIHVNLPNLRVVQSEGTYLMWVDCSELKLNESDLKKWFFKDARVAVSMGYSFGSNGKGFIRLNIATPRKKLEEALDRILSSYPLK, from the coding sequence ATGTTCAACAAATTCATAGACCGGCGGAAAACAAATTCTGCAAAATGGGAAGAAGCTATGAATGACACAAAGTCGGATGATACTATCGCATTATCAGTAGCAGAGATGGATTTTCGTTCTTCACCTGAAGTTGTAAATAAGATGGTAACTGCTGCTAATCACGGTATCTATGGTTATACCAATGTATCTGAAAGTTATTATAAAGTGGTACAAGAATGGATGAAGAAAAGCTATGATTGGGAGATATCAGAAGAATGGATTGTATTTTGCCCTCGTATTATCCAAGCAATTTCATTAATCATCCAGAACAATACGGATAAGAGGGACAAAATTGTAATACAAACTCCTTTATATAGTCCATTAAAAAATGCTATCGAAATAAATGATAGGACAGTTGTGGCTAATCCATTATTATACACAAATGGCAGATATGAAATGAATTTTAAGGATTTGGAAAATAAATTTTCTTCAGGTGTAAAAGCAATTATTCTATGTTCTCCACATAATCCAGTAGGTAGAGTTTGGAATAAGGATGAGTTATTGAAACTAGTTGAGTTATGTATTCAATATAATGTGTTGCTAATCTCAGACGAAGTACATGCAGATTTTACATTTTATAAATCTCATATCCCAGTAGGCAAAGTACCAGCTGCTAAAAATAATGTGATTATTTGCACCTCTCCAGCCAAGACTTTTAATTTACCTGGATTGGAAGTTTCAAACATTATTATTCCAAATCAAATGTTACGTGAGAAGTTCAAATATAATTTAAAACAAGCGGGTATTTTTAATCCAACATATTTTGCGATTCCTGCCTTAGAACAGGCCTATTTATATGGTGAAGAATGGTTGTTAGCGGTGAAGAAATATGTATTGGAAAATTATAATTTTGTTAAAAGTTATATACATGTTAATCTCCCAAACCTTCGGGTAGTGCAATCGGAAGGTACTTATTTAATGTGGGTCGATTGTAGTGAACTTAAATTAAATGAAAGCGATTTAAAAAAATGGTTTTTTAAAGATGCAAGAGTTGCAGTTTCAATGGGGTACTCTTTTGGAAGTAATGGAAAAGGATTCATTCGTTTAAATATAGCGACACCAAGAAAAAAATTAGAAGAAGCTCTGGATAGAATATTATCGTCTTATCCATTGAAATAA
- the nhaC gene encoding Na+/H+ antiporter NhaC: MKKEPNLFLAFVPVISMIVLLSLGYGFFDLPPEPIIIVSTIIAGIIALYLGYSFEDIMGSVSEKIGKTMPAILILITVGFMIGAWMIGGTIPMLIYYGLKIINPEYLFLIAFLVTAIVAIFTGTSWGAAGSIGVAFMGVAIGMDTNLAAVAGAVVSGAYFGDKLSPLSDTTNLAALSTGVDLYDHIKHMLYTTLPSFFIAGIVYLIAGFIITGSEGTIPDKVFTIMDTLDQIFSWNLLYLLPLVIVLYGAIRRKPTIPVMLLASFIAMANGMVFENFSLNQVVMATLNGFDISMINKASFDASSVIKDIPTLLNRGGMISMMNTLLIAICAIAFAGTMMVSNSLNVIIQSLLKVVKGTGSLIVTTIVTCLTTIGVTSNGQISILIPGEALKDAYVKRGLHPKNLSRTIEDSVTIIEPILPWTAAGAYMAGTLGVPTLSYLPWAILCYTGILFATIWGFTGFGITKLENNDSEKQQNLTKRMIK, encoded by the coding sequence ATGAAAAAAGAACCGAATTTATTTTTAGCTTTTGTTCCCGTTATTAGTATGATTGTTTTGCTTAGTTTAGGCTATGGTTTTTTTGACCTACCTCCTGAGCCTATAATTATTGTCTCTACTATAATAGCGGGAATTATAGCACTTTATCTTGGTTATAGTTTTGAAGATATTATGGGATCGGTTTCAGAAAAAATAGGTAAAACTATGCCTGCAATTTTGATTTTAATTACTGTAGGTTTCATGATAGGTGCTTGGATGATTGGTGGAACAATTCCAATGCTAATCTATTATGGATTGAAAATCATCAATCCCGAATATTTATTTTTGATAGCATTTTTAGTTACGGCTATAGTAGCAATTTTTACTGGTACTTCTTGGGGAGCAGCAGGAAGTATTGGAGTAGCATTTATGGGAGTTGCAATCGGGATGGACACAAATTTAGCAGCGGTGGCTGGTGCTGTAGTTTCAGGTGCATATTTCGGTGATAAATTATCTCCATTATCTGATACTACTAATCTGGCTGCTCTTTCAACAGGAGTTGATTTATACGATCATATTAAACATATGCTTTATACTACTTTACCATCGTTTTTTATTGCGGGTATAGTTTATTTGATAGCAGGATTTATCATCACGGGTAGTGAAGGTACAATTCCCGATAAGGTGTTTACAATCATGGATACGTTGGATCAAATTTTCAGTTGGAATTTGTTATACCTTTTACCATTAGTTATTGTTTTATATGGTGCTATTCGTAGAAAACCAACTATTCCTGTTATGTTGCTCGCTTCATTTATAGCAATGGCAAATGGAATGGTTTTTGAAAACTTTAGCTTAAACCAAGTAGTTATGGCTACGTTAAATGGTTTTGATATATCTATGATCAATAAAGCAAGCTTCGATGCATCATCAGTTATTAAAGATATACCAACATTGTTAAATCGCGGAGGCATGATTTCCATGATGAATACACTGTTAATTGCAATATGTGCAATTGCATTCGCAGGAACGATGATGGTTTCAAACTCTTTGAATGTTATTATTCAAAGCCTTCTAAAAGTAGTAAAGGGTACTGGAAGCCTTATCGTTACTACAATCGTTACATGTTTAACGACAATTGGTGTAACAAGTAATGGTCAAATTTCAATTTTAATACCTGGGGAAGCTTTAAAAGATGCTTATGTTAAAAGGGGATTACACCCTAAAAATTTATCAAGGACAATCGAAGACTCAGTAACTATTATTGAACCAATATTACCTTGGACTGCCGCAGGAGCTTATATGGCTGGAACATTAGGGGTACCAACTTTATCTTATTTACCATGGGCTATTTTGTGCTATACAGGAATATTATTTGCAACAATATGGGGATTCACTGGATTTGGTATAACAAAGTTGGAAAATAATGATAGTGAAAAACAGCAAAATCTAACTAAAAGAATGATAAAATAA
- a CDS encoding phenylacetate--CoA ligase family protein produces MINTMNKLKNVKYTNLLINNMTEEEIINYQEKLLQKQLKYVYRNSEFYRQKFNEAGALPEDIKSLMDYHKLPIFMNKAIERESQKESHKRFGHPFGMHLCSSPDDIAFTGTTSGTSGSPTFTYTFTKQDLNFLNNYISHMLEYGGVHSGDRLLFSHALGIYATSSILWGIRSHGVLPIDVDVRGGSKMILQYAQMTKPNAAMMTPSLALHLIDKARESGINVGDFGMQSIFTVGEIGIGIPEIKKKIENAYGCRVYDYLGELGFSCDSDDYYGIHCVAPDLCIFPNDIVDPETKKPIQINDGSIGEMIITELNLQALPRIRYATGDMVQVFTNECPGCGFKGKRIKVIGRTDDMLIIKGVNVYPSAIKRLISNFIPNVTGEIRIVLDTPPPRVTPPLRVKIEYGANVDESNLSDIEQRIKKVLHTEARVTPEIIWCAPGTLEKALTKTPLFEKMY; encoded by the coding sequence ATGATTAATACAATGAACAAATTGAAAAACGTTAAATACACAAATTTATTGATTAACAATATGACAGAGGAAGAAATTATAAACTACCAAGAAAAGTTGTTACAAAAGCAACTAAAATATGTTTATCGCAATTCAGAATTTTATCGTCAAAAATTCAATGAAGCTGGTGCATTACCCGAAGACATTAAATCCTTAATGGACTATCATAAATTGCCTATTTTTATGAATAAAGCAATTGAAAGAGAGTCTCAAAAAGAATCACATAAACGTTTTGGTCATCCTTTTGGTATGCACCTTTGTAGTTCTCCTGACGATATTGCCTTTACAGGTACAACTAGTGGAACATCAGGAAGTCCGACGTTTACCTATACTTTTACAAAACAAGATTTAAATTTCTTGAATAATTATATCTCTCACATGTTGGAATACGGCGGCGTTCATTCTGGTGATCGTTTGCTATTCAGTCATGCTCTAGGAATTTACGCAACATCATCGATTTTGTGGGGAATTCGTTCACATGGTGTCTTACCCATCGATGTGGATGTTAGAGGCGGCAGTAAAATGATTCTTCAATATGCCCAAATGACTAAACCAAATGCAGCAATGATGACACCATCACTTGCTTTACACTTAATTGACAAAGCTCGAGAATCTGGAATAAACGTTGGTGACTTTGGTATGCAGTCGATTTTTACAGTTGGAGAAATTGGTATAGGAATCCCTGAAATAAAAAAGAAAATTGAGAACGCTTACGGTTGTCGAGTTTATGACTATTTAGGTGAACTTGGCTTTTCATGCGATTCGGATGATTATTATGGTATTCATTGTGTTGCGCCCGATTTATGTATTTTCCCTAATGATATAGTTGATCCGGAGACAAAAAAACCTATTCAAATTAATGATGGTTCAATTGGTGAGATGATAATTACGGAACTAAATTTACAAGCCTTACCAAGAATACGTTATGCGACTGGGGATATGGTGCAGGTATTTACTAATGAGTGTCCAGGTTGTGGATTTAAAGGAAAAAGAATAAAAGTAATTGGTCGAACTGATGACATGTTAATTATTAAGGGTGTGAATGTCTATCCATCAGCGATTAAAAGATTAATTTCTAATTTTATTCCTAATGTCACTGGAGAAATTCGTATTGTACTTGATACCCCACCACCAAGAGTGACTCCACCATTAAGAGTAAAGATAGAATATGGTGCAAATGTTGATGAAAGCAATTTATCTGATATAGAGCAAAGAATTAAAAAGGTCCTGCACACTGAAGCAAGGGTTACACCTGAAATTATTTGGTGCGCACCTGGTACATTGGAAAAGGCATTAACAAAAACACCTTTGTTCGAAAAAATGTACTAA
- a CDS encoding amidohydrolase family protein: MIIDGSNTLPEFQFESFLDNNTKNEEYSKLFAPRWAQLAGWSKKEFIKKLEVDSFESVMEEIFSTLKISLSMENFLKMLRESNVAYHAIHNMDYGRDGSELPVDHDYIAEILNNYPNRFIGFAGYNPHKGTESLKIVRKALTEQGYKAVVLPPYEHGIKADDRRYYPLYSLCDELDIPVWIHSSINYYRETSVYIDHPSNLEAPLTDFKNLKIIAGHGGWPWIPDMIAMLLKYKNLYVDTSAFRPNYIATPNTGWDMFMYYANNLLQDKIIFGSDWLTLGIPINDFIKEVEDWPLKDSVREKFYWKNASQLFKLSL, from the coding sequence TTGATTATTGATGGTTCGAATACTTTACCTGAATTTCAATTTGAAAGTTTCTTAGATAATAACACTAAAAATGAAGAATATAGTAAACTATTTGCTCCGCGTTGGGCACAGTTAGCGGGATGGTCAAAAAAAGAGTTCATAAAAAAGTTGGAGGTTGATTCGTTTGAAAGTGTTATGGAAGAAATATTTTCAACACTTAAAATAAGTCTATCTATGGAAAACTTTTTAAAGATGCTTAGAGAATCAAACGTCGCGTACCATGCAATTCATAATATGGATTATGGAAGAGATGGATCAGAATTACCTGTTGATCACGATTATATTGCTGAAATATTAAATAACTATCCTAATCGTTTTATAGGTTTTGCTGGATATAATCCACATAAAGGAACTGAAAGCTTAAAGATAGTCCGTAAAGCTTTAACAGAGCAGGGTTACAAAGCTGTTGTCTTACCGCCTTACGAGCATGGTATTAAAGCTGATGATAGAAGATATTACCCTCTTTACTCATTATGTGATGAATTAGACATTCCTGTATGGATTCATTCATCTATTAATTACTATAGGGAAACATCTGTTTATATTGATCATCCTTCGAATTTGGAAGCACCATTAACAGATTTTAAAAATTTAAAGATTATAGCTGGCCATGGTGGATGGCCTTGGATACCAGACATGATTGCCATGCTACTAAAATATAAAAATTTATATGTGGATACCTCTGCATTTCGTCCTAATTATATAGCTACACCAAATACGGGATGGGACATGTTTATGTATTATGCAAATAATTTACTTCAAGACAAAATTATTTTTGGATCTGATTGGCTAACTCTTGGTATACCGATTAATGATTTTATAAAAGAGGTTGAAGACTGGCCACTAAAAGATTCAGTAAGGGAAAAATTTTATTGGAAAAATGCAAGCCAATTATTCAAGTTGAGTTTATAA
- a CDS encoding CaiB/BaiF CoA transferase family protein: MKNKPLDGIKILDLSWVFSAPFSTLLLQDLGAEVVKVERPVTGDRARSIPPFKDGMSGYFYMLNRGKKSISLNLKNEEGRRIFLKLTKHFDVIVENFAAGTMDKLGLSYEEIKKTNSKIIFASINGFGSSGPYADRLSIDGIAQAMGGLMSQTGMKDGTPLKTGPAIADTVAGVYMAVGVLSALLERNITGLGQKLEVSMMDSVFSLLEDTVIRASMTGNSLPIRGNTDPLGAPWDAFQTSDEKRVMVCSMDGDKFYEIYKHIGREDIAEEYKGNDRTSYEKRSRDLEELNLVFAKWAMTKTASELTTDCINLGVPVGEIKYINELLEDPHLKERNMVVDVNHPDLGEIKLPNIPIHFFNHEIGINPNESLNEPNLGEHNYNILQTLLGMDKKEINRLIQAGVLYQ, translated from the coding sequence ATGAAGAATAAACCTTTGGATGGAATAAAAATACTTGATTTGAGTTGGGTTTTTTCAGCGCCTTTTTCAACTTTATTACTTCAGGATTTGGGTGCGGAGGTCGTTAAAGTAGAAAGGCCTGTGACAGGTGATAGAGCTAGATCTATTCCTCCTTTTAAAGATGGTATGAGTGGTTATTTTTATATGTTAAATAGAGGGAAAAAATCAATATCACTAAATTTAAAAAATGAAGAAGGAAGAAGGATCTTCCTAAAATTAACAAAACACTTTGATGTTATAGTAGAAAACTTTGCAGCAGGTACTATGGATAAGTTGGGTTTAAGCTATGAAGAAATAAAAAAAACCAATTCTAAAATTATTTTTGCATCAATAAATGGATTTGGTAGTAGCGGACCTTATGCAGATCGTCTGTCCATTGACGGTATTGCTCAGGCAATGGGGGGATTGATGAGTCAAACGGGAATGAAAGACGGAACACCTTTAAAAACTGGTCCTGCCATTGCAGATACCGTTGCTGGTGTTTATATGGCAGTTGGTGTACTAAGCGCTTTGTTAGAGCGTAATATAACGGGATTGGGACAAAAGTTAGAGGTTAGTATGATGGATAGTGTATTTTCCCTATTAGAAGATACTGTTATTAGAGCGAGTATGACTGGTAACTCTTTACCAATCCGTGGAAATACTGATCCTTTGGGCGCTCCCTGGGATGCATTTCAAACATCTGATGAAAAACGGGTTATGGTTTGTTCCATGGATGGAGATAAGTTTTATGAAATATACAAACATATAGGAAGAGAAGATATTGCTGAAGAATATAAAGGCAATGATCGTACATCATATGAAAAAAGATCGCGGGATTTAGAGGAATTAAATCTTGTTTTTGCAAAATGGGCAATGACGAAGACGGCTTCTGAACTTACCACTGATTGTATTAATTTAGGTGTACCAGTTGGAGAAATTAAGTATATTAATGAACTACTAGAGGACCCACATCTGAAAGAGAGGAATATGGTGGTTGATGTGAATCACCCTGATTTAGGGGAAATTAAGCTACCTAATATACCAATTCATTTCTTTAATCATGAAATTGGGATCAATCCAAATGAATCTTTGAATGAACCGAACCTTGGAGAACACAACTATAATATTTTGCAAACATTATTAGGAATGGATAAGAAAGAGATAAATAGGTTAATACAAGCTGGTGTATTATACCAATAA
- a CDS encoding APC family permease, whose protein sequence is MNLTERKVMPTNENKPGSSLSKELSKWDVLSIGIGVVIGWSWVIYAGIWSTVPGSLGGVMAFVIGGILCTLVGLAYAELASSMPRAGGDIVYTFEGLGDRWAFIAGAFVGLGFLSLIVVETIMLPVILNSLGLPLPKIGELYAVGGEKIYVSYILVCVLFNFFFAYLNFRGVKFSKAFQTITVAVLLFAAVFYVVSGVSLGEISNAQPLFTSLTGLSLTLLMVPGFMSGFNVVAQTAEEANVKPKTIGKLVIATVWASVLFYILIIIGTAFSADVVTRETAQVVVLESLVNIFNGSPYPKLFVALAALIGMLTSWNAAYLAASRVLFALGRAKYISKGFSKLHPKNKTPYKSIMLIFIISSSGALLGTSQLIFTSIVNIFGFMMICSWVLVVVSFINLRKKAPTMDRPYKVPFGRTVGVLSIVSLIIFLLLYTPLNPLGGLTVPELFVLSSMLIVIFVLYFKNVHKSKIEKAERRKLLFEDSSEE, encoded by the coding sequence ATGAATTTAACTGAACGTAAAGTTATGCCAACTAATGAAAATAAACCTGGTAGTTCATTATCAAAGGAATTAAGTAAATGGGATGTTTTATCTATTGGTATTGGTGTAGTAATAGGATGGTCATGGGTGATCTATGCCGGAATATGGTCTACTGTGCCAGGAAGTCTGGGGGGCGTAATGGCCTTTGTCATAGGTGGAATCTTGTGTACGTTAGTTGGGCTTGCATATGCTGAATTAGCTTCTTCTATGCCAAGAGCAGGTGGAGATATTGTTTACACTTTTGAAGGGCTGGGGGATAGATGGGCTTTTATAGCTGGAGCGTTTGTTGGATTAGGTTTTCTATCTTTAATTGTGGTTGAAACTATAATGTTACCTGTAATTCTTAATTCCTTAGGACTCCCATTGCCAAAAATAGGAGAGTTATACGCTGTTGGTGGAGAAAAAATTTATGTATCTTATATACTTGTCTGCGTGCTTTTTAATTTTTTCTTTGCCTATTTAAATTTCAGGGGTGTAAAATTTTCAAAGGCATTTCAAACTATTACAGTAGCTGTATTATTATTCGCGGCAGTGTTTTATGTAGTTTCGGGTGTTAGTTTAGGTGAAATATCAAATGCTCAGCCGCTTTTTACATCCTTAACTGGTTTATCATTAACTCTTTTAATGGTACCTGGATTTATGTCAGGTTTTAATGTTGTTGCACAAACAGCAGAAGAGGCAAATGTTAAACCTAAAACTATAGGTAAGTTAGTAATTGCTACCGTTTGGGCAAGTGTGCTGTTTTATATTTTAATTATTATTGGAACTGCATTTTCAGCTGATGTGGTTACTCGTGAAACAGCTCAAGTTGTAGTACTTGAATCATTAGTAAATATTTTTAATGGCTCACCTTATCCAAAACTGTTTGTTGCTCTTGCTGCATTGATTGGAATGTTGACGTCATGGAATGCTGCTTATTTAGCAGCCAGCAGGGTACTATTTGCGCTTGGAAGAGCAAAGTATATTTCAAAAGGGTTTTCAAAGCTTCATCCAAAAAATAAAACGCCGTATAAATCAATAATGTTAATTTTTATAATAAGTAGTTCTGGAGCACTTTTGGGAACAAGTCAATTAATTTTTACTAGTATTGTAAATATTTTTGGGTTCATGATGATATGTTCATGGGTGTTAGTTGTGGTTTCTTTTATTAACCTTAGGAAGAAAGCGCCTACAATGGATCGACCTTATAAAGTACCATTTGGGAGAACGGTAGGAGTGCTTTCTATTGTATCACTAATTATCTTCTTATTACTGTATACTCCGTTGAACCCTTTGGGCGGTTTAACAGTTCCAGAATTGTTTGTTTTGTCTAGTATGCTAATAGTTATCTTTGTTTTATACTTTAAGAATGTTCACAAGAGTAAAATAGAAAAAGCGGAGCGTAGGAAGTTATTATTTGAAGATTCTTCAGAGGAATAG
- a CDS encoding LysR family transcriptional regulator, with amino-acid sequence MQIEQLQYIVSISRYNSISESAKNLHISQSALSQSISKLEEELGLKIFYRSRLGTFQTTEGKQIITLATEVLEKIKCIIDKAEEYKNPDSHELKIGLVSGLYLPFLSTIISLLRSDFPKLTITLIEKGSIEIIDAILDEELDIGILALYENTLRKKENIHFEILYEENMYVFVNEKSPLTSFSYLTPQQLLNQSFVMFNGEYMNWFFKKFTNYYGDVEVLFTSSNSETIMDAVRKGLAITIETKMELINNPYIKSKELIPIPLREHIFEKNHLGIVTLKENSTSVERKSFIKLLKSKFKDMVKN; translated from the coding sequence ATGCAAATTGAACAATTACAATACATAGTTTCTATCTCAAGGTACAATTCTATTTCTGAATCAGCTAAAAACCTCCATATTTCACAATCGGCACTCAGTCAATCTATATCTAAATTAGAAGAAGAATTAGGATTAAAAATTTTTTATCGTTCACGCTTAGGAACATTTCAAACAACTGAAGGAAAGCAAATTATTACTTTAGCCACAGAAGTATTAGAAAAAATAAAATGTATTATTGATAAGGCTGAAGAATATAAAAATCCAGATAGCCATGAACTAAAAATTGGATTAGTTTCTGGATTATATCTACCTTTCTTATCCACTATCATTTCGCTATTAAGGAGTGACTTTCCAAAATTAACTATCACATTAATTGAAAAGGGTTCTATTGAAATTATCGATGCAATTTTGGATGAAGAGTTAGATATTGGGATCTTGGCACTTTATGAAAATACGTTGAGAAAAAAAGAAAACATTCATTTTGAAATCTTATATGAAGAAAACATGTATGTGTTTGTTAATGAAAAATCACCATTAACATCTTTCAGTTACTTAACCCCCCAACAATTATTAAATCAATCGTTCGTGATGTTTAATGGAGAGTACATGAACTGGTTCTTTAAAAAATTCACTAATTATTATGGAGATGTAGAAGTTCTATTTACATCTAGTAATAGCGAGACGATTATGGATGCTGTACGAAAAGGTTTAGCTATTACAATAGAAACTAAAATGGAGCTAATCAATAACCCGTATATAAAAAGTAAGGAATTAATTCCTATTCCATTACGTGAGCATATATTTGAAAAAAACCATTTAGGGATTGTAACATTAAAAGAAAACTCCACTTCCGTTGAACGTAAATCATTTATTAAACTTCTAAAATCTAAATTCAAAGACATGGTAAAGAATTAG
- a CDS encoding BglG family transcription antiterminator translates to MNDRQKELLHILLLDQNVALLVQDLSKRLHCSEKTVRNDLKHIEEFIKPYPSASLIRKPGLGVYLEIDSGERSQLFQLLFSKGSKSEEERIIEMTYQLLVSDKPISLQRFAEQYYIHKTAIKKDLEKVTKWLDRFDLMLVSKQRLGNTITGTELNKRSALAHLSQLVAPVPGNMNYVIDLFLPYEITTVKKALMDLQHNYSVAFTDGAMESLLVHALIMIKRTRQRSTVSIPDSKKESIYQTNEYQYTKDFLNQLEYAFRLSFPEEELIYFTWHLISCKKTDDQSNRFLGLNDNLARITTEITSKLKQLTMINFEEDSVLMDGLTVHMDTVINRLTYGFPITNPLLSDIKKMYPYMFSMVVLTLEDMNESYHLTIPEDEAAYLVLHFQASIERLQKKKDTNKSVLIVCHMGIGMSHLLRAKLEQNYKGITILDCIGKTEVSEFINHNSVDFIISTVPLKNVTVSHIVISPLLEAKDKNKLEQFFHQAENEATNYQGNSYLSKLINRDLIYLNVDSEHRFKVVEKLANALFQKGFVDKEFVHSTLFREKSSATSIGGAIAIPHGSPSLVKHSVVAVAVLAEPLEWGDEMVSIVFMLAVSNERDNPTKELIQQIASFSDQPMLVEAITAANDPSDILILLDK, encoded by the coding sequence ATGAATGATAGACAAAAGGAACTATTACATATTTTATTGTTAGATCAGAACGTAGCTTTGCTCGTACAGGATCTTTCTAAGCGACTTCATTGTTCGGAGAAAACAGTGCGTAACGATCTTAAACATATTGAGGAGTTTATAAAGCCATATCCGAGCGCAAGTCTTATTCGTAAACCAGGTCTAGGTGTGTATCTTGAAATAGATTCTGGAGAACGGTCACAGTTATTTCAGTTACTTTTTTCTAAAGGATCTAAATCGGAGGAAGAGCGGATCATTGAAATGACCTATCAGTTATTGGTCAGTGATAAACCAATCAGCTTGCAACGATTCGCAGAGCAATACTATATTCATAAGACGGCTATTAAAAAGGATTTGGAGAAAGTTACGAAATGGCTGGATCGTTTTGATCTAATGCTCGTGTCGAAACAGCGATTGGGGAATACGATTACTGGTACGGAATTGAATAAACGCAGTGCACTAGCACATTTATCACAGCTTGTTGCTCCTGTTCCAGGTAATATGAATTATGTAATTGATTTATTTTTGCCATATGAAATAACAACTGTAAAAAAGGCATTAATGGATTTGCAGCATAACTATTCTGTTGCATTTACTGATGGAGCAATGGAAAGCCTTCTTGTCCATGCGCTTATCATGATTAAACGAACGCGGCAACGATCAACTGTGTCTATACCTGATTCAAAAAAGGAATCGATCTATCAAACAAATGAATATCAGTATACGAAAGACTTTCTAAACCAATTGGAATATGCATTTCGCCTTTCATTTCCTGAGGAAGAGTTAATTTATTTCACCTGGCATTTAATTAGTTGTAAGAAAACAGACGATCAATCCAACCGTTTTTTAGGATTAAATGATAATTTAGCTAGGATTACTACGGAAATTACATCGAAGTTAAAGCAGTTGACAATGATTAACTTTGAGGAAGATTCGGTGTTAATGGACGGGCTGACGGTACATATGGATACTGTCATAAACCGGTTAACATATGGTTTTCCAATTACAAATCCGCTTCTATCCGATATTAAGAAGATGTACCCGTACATGTTTAGCATGGTCGTGCTAACGTTAGAGGATATGAATGAATCCTATCATTTAACTATTCCGGAAGATGAAGCAGCTTATTTAGTTCTACATTTTCAAGCTTCTATCGAAAGGTTACAGAAAAAGAAAGATACGAATAAAAGTGTTCTTATTGTTTGTCACATGGGGATTGGTATGTCCCATTTACTGCGGGCAAAGCTTGAACAGAATTATAAAGGTATTACTATTTTAGACTGTATTGGAAAAACAGAGGTAAGTGAATTTATTAACCATAACAGTGTTGATTTTATTATTTCAACTGTTCCCCTTAAAAACGTTACTGTGTCACATATCGTTATTTCGCCGCTTCTAGAGGCAAAGGATAAAAATAAATTAGAGCAATTCTTTCATCAAGCAGAAAATGAGGCAACGAATTATCAAGGAAATTCCTATCTTTCTAAATTAATCAATCGGGATTTAATTTATCTAAACGTAGATTCGGAACATCGTTTTAAAGTTGTCGAGAAGCTTGCGAATGCGCTTTTTCAGAAAGGGTTTGTAGATAAAGAATTTGTCCATAGTACACTTTTTCGTGAAAAAAGTTCGGCCACTTCGATTGGTGGGGCAATAGCAATACCTCATGGAAGCCCAAGCTTGGTAAAACACTCGGTCGTTGCTGTAGCTGTTTTAGCAGAACCACTTGAATGGGGCGATGAAATGGTTTCGATTGTTTTTATGCTGGCAGTTTCGAATGAAAGGGATAATCCAACAAAGGAGCTTATTCAGCAAATAGCATCGTTCAGTGACCAGCCAATGCTAGTCGAAGCTATAACAGCAGCAAACGATCCATCTGACATTTTAATCCTTCTTGATAAATAA